Below is a genomic region from Castanea sativa cultivar Marrone di Chiusa Pesio chromosome 2, ASM4071231v1.
CTGGCATAAAATAGCCCTTTTACGCCAGCTCCTGACCCAATTTATTCTCAAAGTAATATTATAGTGTAGTAGAGAAACttattctaaaacaaaatagattCAAAGAATTAAAATAGTTAGTGAAATTAAGACCACAACAAAGTATTGAATGAATTGGTGTTTACCTTAAAACAGTTACAGCTTGAGAAAACTCACTTTGTTGGACTCAAAATGGGGTGTTggtttgaattatatttttaataaaaaaataaatttaattttaaataatgaaaacatggggtttaattttaaatttagacaaaaatgtgatatatatatatatatatatatatatatgtatgtgtatataccCTTTTAAGTTTGGTCAACTATCATTCTGATCATataagtttaatttttgttatttgcaCTTGTAAGTTTAAATTTGATGTCACTGTTAGTCCTTCatctattttgtttaaaaagttgctaaaatgtaaaaaaattatattattaaaagggtaaaatattattttggtccaTAAACTTTACTAAAAACTTGTCTTTTgtctataaattttaaaaagttcttttctcatccctaaactttgtaaagagctttttaaacaatataaagacaaaaataatgataaaaaagaattattttcaatagtttagggataaaaaaaacttttagtaaaatttaaggATTTAAATAgacattttcaatagtttaggaatgaaatatgaacttttcaataatttaagaacgaaaaataaatttcttaaagtTTAAAGATGGAAAATaaacttttggtaaaatttaggaaccaaaatagTACTATACCCttattaaaatgacaaaatataaaACCTACAAGACCAAAGCAAGAAATCGACCAAATTTGACAAGAGTTATGGACAAAAAAAACTAACAGtaatgctttgtttgtttcaataatgatattttctagaaaatgagtcattttctaaaaaatattttctaaaaaactatctcatttttcaatgtttagTAGCAACTTTagataagttgaaaaacaacctcttaacttcccttatttagcttgctgtaagatagagttgtttttcaaaaaaaatttaatggaaaataatctctaaaaataagccatactttttatattgaccaaagatagtttcatttgactcatatttttttatgctacaaaacattagaaaataagaaaaactatctttacacaatatttttcattgaaacaaaccGAGCGTTAACAAATACAAACTTACATaactaaaatgataaaaataaaacttacatGACGAAAATGACATGATACCAAACTTAAAAAGGGTGTTATAtgtatttttgccaaaaatttggctgtttgaactttgaaacgacaaaaacaaaaatcgcACAAAAACAAATCCTCAAATGTAAAACCCCACAAAAATCCCAAATTACCAAACATTTTCAGCCCCAGCCTAGAaacagagtgagagagagagagaaataatcaAGCAGAGAACTAAGCAATGGCGTACTTCACCGCACGGCGCAATCTAGCATCACTCCTCACCCgaaccctttcttcttcttcttcttcttcttcttcttcttcactctcCTCTCGTTCTCGCTTTGCTCTCACAACCCTCCTCAATCCCCGACTCCAGCTCGCCCCGGGCTGGTACAAAACGAGCCAGACCCGACCCAAGACTTCCGGGTCGGGCTACTCCCCCCTCAACGACCCGTCTCCGAACTGGAGTAACCGCCCACCCAAGGAGACGATCCTTCTCGATGGCTGCGATTACGAGCACTGGCTCATTGTAATGGAGTTCCCCACTGACCCTAAACCCTCCGAAGACGAAATGGTCAATTCCTACATCAAAACCTTAGCCACTGTTCTCGGAAGgtaatgctttttatttttgtttttgagtcacatttttatttttgttttggatttttggtttattttatttttgtggtttatAGTGAAGAGGAGGCAAAAAAGAAGATATACTCTGTTTGTACGACCACCTATACTGGATTTGGTGCTTTGATTTCCGAGGAGCTTTCTTATAAAGTTAAAGGTATAATCTTTTCTgggtttttataaattttggattttttgataGAATctgtttgattttgttgtttatgGGTACATAGGGGGTTTCGggttttatttctaaaaaaaaaattgtgttttaatttattgttggtGTCCAATTATGTAGTTCTTTACAGTATCAATAATTCAGCATGATTAATTGTGATGGGTGCTTTGGGGTTTTGGAATGAAGGGTTTAAGGGCTTGGGTGTTTGATTGAATTTGgcttatgtttatttatttggtttttttgaaTAGGGTTACCTGGTGTGCTCTGGGTGTTGCCAGATTCGTATCTTGATGTGCCCAACAAAGATTATGGAGGTGAATATCGTTTGACATTGAATTTTATTCGATGTTCAGTGTAGTAATTGTTTTTGGTATATGATTTTGTATTGTCTTGTACTTATCTTTTTCTTGGTTTGAGTTTAGGGGATCTGTTTATTGATGGGAATGTCATACATAGACCACAATATACTTCTGATATGAGACAGCAAGCAACTAGGAACAGGCCTCGCCCACGGTATGATAGGCGCCGGGAAACAATGCAGGTTCAGCGGAGAGAGATGCACAGACCTAACATGGCCAATCCCGGAGTGCCTGCACAGCAATCAACATCAATGGATAGTCAGAATTCAGctagagtagagggagggacTTATCAATGAACAGTGGCAATATTAACAGGGGCAATGCTTGGTAATTCATGATATTTGGAATTCTTAGAATATTGAGTCACAGTTTGATGTTGGATTTCTTATTTGATGCATAATGACTCTGTTCCCTATGTTCCATGTCAGCTTATGCATATTATTTAGAATCTTTATGAAGACAACAAATGTGAATATATTGTAGGAATTCACTCCCTTTCTTACGACTTCTACAAATAGAGTACAAAGTGTGCCATTCAGCAACACTGATCATGTACTCCTGGTCATAAACCTCTTTTCCTttgatcttctttttttctttttctttttctttttctttttctttttcttttttttttttggtggggaggagggggaggggttgtTGATCATAATAATGGctccctatttttttttcttttatttgtcaTAGATTTGGAAAcataatttaattgttttgttttgttttattttattttattttataagttctTATGTCAAAGTGACCGATCGATTGTACTTTATTGATATTGGAATCAGTCTGCTTCAGGTCTTCTAGGAATGGTGAAACTGTTAGTCATCTTTATATTCTTTTGTGGACATATGCTGTAAGGTCTAGGACTGGATCATGAATATTCAAGTCATAGCAGGGTCAGTGAGTTTGTGTTTTGGGAgtgggttggggggggggggggggggtggttgtGGCTGGAAGGTGTAAAAGGGGATGCTTATATCTCAGTGTGGTTGGTACATGTGAGAGCTGATGCTTTTTTCCTTTAGCAGAGACGACTATATACAAAGACCAAAGTAGAGCACTAGgtgatgaaatatatatatatatatatatatatatatatatatatataatttttttggtccCAAGGAAAGGGGCAAGAGGAGATCTGAATTAGTGATCTCCACTTTATAAAATGTGGTCTCCATCTGATTGTTCTATTCCTTGGAGTAGGGAGAAAACATTTAggaatattatataataataaatgccAAAACAAGATCTTGGCACTAAATAGCTGGGATGAGGCTTTGTGAAGTGGAATTGCCTGCTTCACAGAGCCATGGTTATTTGGTGAAACTGGGCAAGGTACATAtctaaatgagttttttttttttttcctagaagaatcaaagaaaataggGGGGAGGGAGAAATAGTTGTTTAGAGTTTTGAGGCATATATGTGGAGAATCAATGATTCAAAGGAAGCACGTTTTAGGAAGATTAGAGATGGTTTTGGTACTTTAAAACCCTTTATATATGAAAATCGATGGACAAATCTTCTGTTTGTTTTACACTTTGAAGCTTTATGAGAAATTATGAATGAAGAATTTGCTGCAAAAGTCATTCGTTAAAGCTTGGTTTGAGAGCTGTTTGTTATACTTGGGAAGGTTGGAGCTATAACTATGCAAGTATTTGGTCTTGGCAAGTCTATGCTTGCATCTCTTCCACCTGCAATCTCTTATTTGTTATGATAACCTTATAAAACCACCTTTATTAGTATTCAAGTAGAAATCACACCTATTCATTCAGGCTGCACTGACTATGACTTGGATGAGGGCATCACAGGTTGGCTGCAATCTGTTGTTATATACTGAAATTGTGGgcttaccttaaaaaaaaaaattctgtcaTTGTGGACtactaataaattaatgttttggTCTCACTTTGGCATGTACTAATTGGATTAGGCTATAAAAACGTTTCCGGAAATCACAATTGTATTTGTAACTACTCCTTTTGGAGTATTATGCAGATGCAGTTATTTAGTTGTATATGTAACTAATATGtaggacaaaacttagatatagTTATTTAGTTGTAGAACATTTttcctaattaaatttaatgttttaaaCGCATAATTGAATTGCTTTCGATTCCTTTTGGGAAAGATATTATTCTCTTTGGAAAGTTACTCCTTATGTGTTTAATTGGGCATCTGCTCTTCCTAAGGAACGTTAAATTTTCCCCTAGTATTTGTCCTGTTCCAAATAAGTTTCATGATTATTATACTGATGTTGtactttctagtttctaggCTATTAGAAAATCCCTTTTGATGTTTGTGTTCTTGGAGGATCGAAGATACTTAATTCTCGAAATTTGGATGACAAGGTTGAcccttaacaatatttatttatggaaCTAGACAGCATGGAAATGGTTTTGATTGTCATTGTATTGGTTGATGAAGGCAGGGGCGTGGTTGTGAATTGTGATGGATGGCACTAGCCTTACTCAGAAAATGTTAAATGGTTGAGTAATTGAGTTATCCTACTATGGCGAAATTTAAAAGTAGACCCCTCATGTAGAAGTTGGCGTAATTGTTGAAACTTGGAGCTTCAGCTACATTGGATTCTCTGGTCAAAAGATATTATTTAAATGAGTCCAAATTGAATAAGGATGaggtgtaaaactcatgttttacatTATCCAATAAGAGATTGTTCCATCAGTTTTTTACTTAAGTCAATACATCCTTTCACacataataacatctcaataaattttcagtcaagttagatttttaaatgagtattagaattgattgggtATAGTTGTGcttattctttaaaatgtaatataatgaTGTGGAATGTAGAAACTGGAGGAGCAAAACATAAGTTTTACACTATattcttattgaatttaatttcttttttttggttgagaatctTATTTAAATATCTTATGATTTTGCAAAGCTAGATCTCACAAAATATAGGGCTTGCCTGCTAATTTTCTATAGAACAGTCCCAACTCCAATTGTTCAACCCTTTAAATCTATGTCTAAGGTACCGTTTGGATAGCACGTTTACTGcgtctacattttttttttttttttaactgcaTTTCTGACTTTTTGTCACACCAGTGGATCCCGTGCATTGTTCACGGGatccacaaatattttttttagcaacttttttattaaaaatgtgtctcacggcactattttcactttacacatttaaaaattattttgctaaagtgttttcaattttcagtaaaataaacggtatccaaacgcACTCTAACACTACAGATGAACACTgtggtttttttctttaatcttaTGCCCAAATCACGACAATTTATCTAGTTTTAGTTAGTATTAATTCATCAACTTATGTCttaaatatcatttttgtttattgttggaTGATTCTTATTATTAAGTGAAGTTGCAATGAGGACTTTGGTTAGATTCTATtattaactcaaaaataaatgattatatTGTTttacactttaaatttattttattcttgtcataggtaatatttcttttatttgtaaattttgtaaCTATAAATGTATACTAAAAACTATCAAcctaaataggaaaaaaaaaaaagaaaaaaaaaggagagaataataaaaaaattttaattaaatctcaAATAAGATCACTTGATAAAACTAGTGTATAtggatatatataaatttatatgaaatctcACAAATCAACCAGAAGTTCATaaaaaagagttagaaaataattaaataatacaaaaaaataattatgaagaTAAtcttaataattctttttttttttttttgttgataaaatcttaatAATTCTTGATTGTATAAAAAAGACTCATTTTCCCCCAAATGCCTGTATTGCTTTACTTACGGACAAAATTTGTTACAAGTATTTTTacattagaaaaatattttgagctcttttttttcaattaaatatcaatatctgtatatacaattttttaaattaatatctaaaatttttttaaaaaaaatcatgcgtAATTTTTTTGTACTCTAAAAGCATAAAATAATGCTTTCTCCtaagaatttttcaaaaattattggaCCATTCAAAAAATTCATGTCTGTAGTCAGCACGTAATAAAATTCAAGGTGATTTAGCAAGAGGtttgtaaatttataatttaaggAGATTTGTCCAAAAccgttcccaaaaaaaaaaaaaaaaaaaaattccaaaccataaaatgataaaagtaaaagtcaGAAACAAATTtcggcatttttttttctttcattaattttcccattaaaaataaaaataaaaataatgatggATATCTAGGATCCTACAAAAATAGACATAAAAGCATTTCCATTAACATAGCGCTAGACTCCTAGACAATCAACGAAACCTGCACCCTGCTCTGTTCTTCTTCaatcaaactctctctctcttgctgtGATCTGATTCTACGGGTTCTCTCTGCTTTGTTTTCCGATCTATCAGTCTCAGGTACGCACGCTCTCAAATCGTCCCAGATTTCATTTTCGTTTCcctctcttttcaatttttactattACACATTCCGATCTGAATTGTATTTTCCttcaagaaaagcaaaaaaaacacCAACCATGAATTCAAATTACGGGAAATCCAGCTTCGACTTTGATCTCGGAATCGGATCTTCCCGACCCAAATCCCTAAACGAACAGAAAAACCATTCCtattcctcttcttcttcttcttcttcttacacCTCTTCGTTTTCCTCCACCCAACAACCCAAACCCGCGTGGCAGCCCAACAAGCCCTCCTGGACCCACCAGCCCGCTCCGACCCAACCCGCCACCCGCCCCGGCATTTCGTCCGGCCCCACTTCTTCCATGGTCGGTGACATCTTCGGCAAGACCTGGTCTTCCTCCTCTGCTTCCGGTTCGGGTATTGGTATCGTCGAAAAGAACCCGAATTTGTTCGGGGATTTGGTCAGCTCGGCTCTGGGTGGACAGAGCAAGACCAATTCCAATGTCCCTTTGAAGAATTCCTCCCCATCGTCGAATAAGACCTCGTTTTCGATGGGAAACATGGCTGATTCATTGCCAAAGACTGGTAGTTCGGTTAATACTGGTGGGAATTGGGGTTCTTCTGGGAGTTTCACAAGTGGGTTTAATGCTGGTTATAGCAATAGCAATAGCAATAGTAATACTAATAGGAACAATGATACTAATGTTAATAAGGGTTCCAATCTTGGAGGCCCTTCGATTCGTAGTGGGGTTGGGATGAGTGGGATGAAGAGCTCTAATAAGGACCCATTTGGTTCTTTAGTTGATTTCGGGTCAAAACAATCCGGTCCTAGTGTTAATTCTGCAAGTAAAAGTAGTGTTAGTGGTAGTACTGGTAAGGTTAATGCTGGTGATGATGGTTTTGGGGATTTTCTGAATGCGCCCAAGTTTAATTCGAGCACAAAGACATTTCCTTCTAGTGATTTTAGCTCGAGTAATGATGATTTTATTGGAGTGAATTCGGGTTCTGATTCAAAAACGAATGATTTTGGGATCCCTGGTGCGGATTTCAGTTCTAAGAATCAGACACCTGTTCAGAATTCTGGTGGTGATCCGCTAGACATGTTGTTCTCATCATCCTCTGCTTCAGCTGGGGGTGCTGTAGGAGGACAGCAAAAATCAGAAGTTGATGATTGGGGGTTGGATACAGAGTTTGGAGGAGGATTTGGAGAACATGATGCGGGTGGTTCTACAACTGAGCTTGAAGGGCTTCCACCCCCGCCTGCTGGAGTGTCGGCTTCAATGGCTAAGAACAAGGGTATGGACAATTACAAGCAAGGGCAATATGCTGATGCGATTAAGTGGCTTTCTTGGGCTGTAATTCTTATTGAGAAAGCTGGTGATGATGCTGCCTCTGTGGAGGTTTTGTCAAGCAGGGCATCATGTTACAAAGAGGTTGGGGAGTATAAGAAGGCTGTGGCAGACTGTACAAAGGTATGATAGTatgttcttccttttctttgtttggtgatTCTAAGAGATGTTTACGCATTTGATGTTATCTTTCGGTTTGTAGACGACTATCTGTGACTTTCATGTGATTTGTTGAATCATAGGACCTCCATTTTTGTATTGTAACTTAACTCTAGTAGAAGTACACTAGAACTAATGAATATTCTAGTTATGCTTATTAACATTCAGATCACAGATAGAAAAGAATGAGAATTAGCTGTGAAAAAAGGGCGTCAGTTAAATACACGATGGGTTTTTCATGTGTAATATGCTGCCTCTTTGATCAAAACTTGAATGCTGCTATCGACTGGTGTGTGGCAGCGGCAAGGATTGTTGTTTCCTGCTCCAAGTCATTTTCTTTTGCTGTGGGTAATGGTAATTgaccaattttaaaaaaaagataggcAGACAAATGGTGCATGTTGGTGTGTCACTCTGATTCATTGTCATGTAGACAACTGAATGCCATATTGCTTTTCTGCCCATCAACGGATGTGGATCTTGTTTTCTTTCAGTTTGATTAACTCACAGTATATTCTTGGTCTCCTTATTTCCCTGAACAAGAAACCCAATAATTTGCATTTTCTTGTGTAGGTTCTAGAACACGATGAAGCAAATGTGTCTGTCCTTGTACAGCGTGCGCTCCTTTATGAAAGCATGGAGAAGTACAAGCTGGGGTCAGAAGACCTTAGGACTGTTCTGAAGATTGATCCTGGTAATAGGATTGCAAGAAGTACCATTCACCGCTTGACTAAGTTGGCGGACTagaggacttttttttttttttcttcactcgATAGCCGTTATATACAGGTTGATACTTTTTCCACTCTCAAAAATTTGTGGGGGCATAATAACATTTTGCTTGGATACATGAATGTTTTTGAAGATTTCACCCTTTGGATTGTTTCACATGTatgatgtattttttatttgttttactgCTTGTGACTGGAAatgattcttttttgtttcttgaaattggttttgaaatttgaaattgattaaCAGTGTGCAGTTTTCTTGCATACATGTGGGACAACATATGTTCTGGTTGATGCCTGCTACCATATGTTTCTCTGTTTTATTCAATGAACCTCAATATGCAATCGTGCACTGcaatgttttcaaatttcttacAAATTATGAGTTGAGCACTATTAGT
It encodes:
- the LOC142623766 gene encoding multiple organellar RNA editing factor 3, mitochondrial; translated protein: MAYFTARRNLASLLTRTLSSSSSSSSSSSLSSRSRFALTTLLNPRLQLAPGWYKTSQTRPKTSGSGYSPLNDPSPNWSNRPPKETILLDGCDYEHWLIVMEFPTDPKPSEDEMVNSYIKTLATVLGSEEEAKKKIYSVCTTTYTGFGALISEELSYKVKGLPGVLWVLPDSYLDVPNKDYGGDLFIDGNVIHRPQYTSDMRQQATRNRPRPRYDRRRETMQVQRREMHRPNMANPGVPAQQSTSMDSQNSARVEGGTYQ
- the LOC142626073 gene encoding uncharacterized protein LOC142626073, which gives rise to MNSNYGKSSFDFDLGIGSSRPKSLNEQKNHSYSSSSSSSSYTSSFSSTQQPKPAWQPNKPSWTHQPAPTQPATRPGISSGPTSSMVGDIFGKTWSSSSASGSGIGIVEKNPNLFGDLVSSALGGQSKTNSNVPLKNSSPSSNKTSFSMGNMADSLPKTGSSVNTGGNWGSSGSFTSGFNAGYSNSNSNSNTNRNNDTNVNKGSNLGGPSIRSGVGMSGMKSSNKDPFGSLVDFGSKQSGPSVNSASKSSVSGSTGKVNAGDDGFGDFLNAPKFNSSTKTFPSSDFSSSNDDFIGVNSGSDSKTNDFGIPGADFSSKNQTPVQNSGGDPLDMLFSSSSASAGGAVGGQQKSEVDDWGLDTEFGGGFGEHDAGGSTTELEGLPPPPAGVSASMAKNKGMDNYKQGQYADAIKWLSWAVILIEKAGDDAASVEVLSSRASCYKEVGEYKKAVADCTKVLEHDEANVSVLVQRALLYESMEKYKLGSEDLRTVLKIDPGNRIARSTIHRLTKLAD